The nucleotide window GTTTCAGTTTCTAAACTGTGCAGTTTCTATCCTGACCATGGAGTATTTCCTTCAGCAAACTCTTGGAACTGAGGACTTCATCGGACACTTATCAGGGAGTAGGTTGCTCTTTCAGGCAAGCAAGTTTCTTCCCCTTTTATCAGTGTGCCTGTATGATTTAGAGACATCCAAAAATGCTAAGGAAATCAACACAGAACTTTTCCACCCTTGAGCGACAAGGAGATCTTCCAGGTCCTGTTCCATGATGCAGGCAAGACCTCAGGAGCATGGAGATGTCTCTGACAATGCCTTTGGAGCCCACTCACCAAttctcagcagcactgagagatgGGACAATCTATCCCTAGTGTCTCAACATGTTTGCAGCTGGCCTGACTTCACGCTGGATAGACATTCCACCAGAAAAACACCTGGCCCATGGTTGTGTAGAAGTGCCTGCGGTTGGACTCACCCGCTGCCAATATATTCCAGCTCAGTGTATTTCATAgtgggattttccatggggtTCCCCAATCTCCCtgagggaaacaaaatgcaagatgcTGACTTAAAAGCAGAGATCCCAGCTTCCAGGAGATACAAAAGGCAgccccagtgcctggagctctgagccCTTTGTGGTCACCTGGgtaacaaaaacaacaacaacaaccaggCAGACAGCTTTGAGCACAGATGGTCAGCACAGAGACTGATTTTCTACTGcagttcctctggggaatccgAAATGTCCCCGTGATACCAAACTCAGCAGAAACATTTGGTACGGCTGTGCTGACATGTGCACACACTGCACTGTCCCTCAGACAAGAAATACAGCAGACGtactcagcagctccagggagtcACCCTCGGTCTCctgttgctgagcagcagctgggtcagCACGGGAGGTGAACAAACTGCCCTGGCTCCACTTCTCAGGTCGGGAAGCAAAGGCTCCTTTAgacaatgctgctgctgctgcaggtttggTGACAAAGCCCATGGAGATCTGGGACAAGAGATGAGTTAATGTAAGAAAGGTGGCTGGCAGAGATTATCCTGAGATCCCTTTTTGAAATGCAAGCCCATAGAAAGGTGCTGTCAGCCACATTCAGGACTCTTAAAATGGATTACTTTATGTCCACTTCTCAAACTGGATGGGTCAAAACCAAAGGCTAGTTCTACTCGGGTCTGTGGCCAGATTCATGTTTGGTTTTCATGGATTTTCAGAAAGATGACTGCCACAGTCACCATTCCACTTCCTCTCAAGgattccttttccccttcaagGCCTGCAGACTCAGGTGCAGCTCCTTGTTTAAGTGTTCTGCCTCCTCCCACTGTGTCTTCTTTTCCTGCACCATCTTCAGATCCTCCTCAATCTGTAGCACTTCTGGTGGGGATGGTACCTGTGCCTCACGCCAAACTTGGGGCGGCTCATTGCCAGACATTTGCTGGAAGACTTCACAGGCTGCCCGGTGAGATGTCAACACTTTCACCTCAAATCAAACAGAACAAAGCAGTCAGAGACTACAGCTTGTCCCTGTCAGCCAGGAGTCACTGActgtgaggaaagggaaagaacagatTGACAAGGGATACAGACAGTTTATTTCAATCTGCCATCTGGGTCATCATGTTCCTCTGTAAAAACACCTCAAGAAacaaggagagcaggaacaggcCAGCAGGGATTAATTTGGATGAATGCTGGCCAGAAGGCCAAAGGAAGGTCCCACtacccagggcagcagtggacATTCAGCACACCAGGAAATGTCCTTCAGAGTGACTGTGATACACACTACAGCAGGATGGCACGGAGAGGCATcaccccactccctgctgctctgcactggaaaGGCAAGAAGGGCAGAAACCACCAGTTTGCTGACTGCAGTGGCTACCCTCTTTCACTCACTTGCTTTTCTAGAGCCTGAGGGAGGCGATTAGCTTTCTCTCTGATGATTTTCatttcctcctccagcctcttctccaATGCATCCATCCTAGTGTGAGCTTTCTGGAACTCTGTGTCCAGCTGTTGCTTCATGTTCTCTAAAAAACAAGTGAGAGGATGTTTCATAAGTGGAGTGGCTGCCACTCTTTCACTTACCTGCTTTTGTTGATCGCCCCTCTGCTGATGGA belongs to Haemorhous mexicanus isolate bHaeMex1 chromosome Z, bHaeMex1.pri, whole genome shotgun sequence and includes:
- the LOC132341872 gene encoding uncharacterized protein DDB_G0290301-like → MLPPGLSGPMSEPSAVSALAPAAPGKDAKEEQTEVDDCQPPSVLPPGLSGPLLLEKEQEQTASPEMPCQTQAELFPAREQEEQLRQQVEEPEQNDQNIKADPQAELPEAQSTIMVVKRRNNDDMRKIQEVLNLHQQRGDQQKQVSERVAATPLMKHPLTCFLENMKQQLDTEFQKAHTRMDALEKRLEEEMKIIREKANRLPQALEKQVKVLTSHRAACEVFQQMSGNEPPQVWREAQISMGFVTKPAAAAALSKGAFASRPEKWSQGSLFTSRADPAAAQQQETEGDSLELLRRLGNPMENPTMKYTELEYIGSG